In Colletotrichum destructivum chromosome 8, complete sequence, the following proteins share a genomic window:
- a CDS encoding Putative WD repeat-containing protein DCAF7, which translates to MMHFLGHRRSASQQSIDPETQQQPQQQWRPHHKHRLSASSALYQAAQALGSIGVPTAAATANAATASASLPADAATANSNSSRPLLLPNPVPLSSAVSSHSQSQQSSASSQYSQPSPSSPQQQRQHHRQSGYFQPNHNHNHNQPPLASGPVSSPPTSSLQYTPGAASATKPGTGSSLPNEPPVANFRWDDEYYNTRDRDDTDRDSNPATLSAAATTDSASVRSLQPHQAHSYSHSHSHSYAHSHSHFSNNTGAHFRSQSYSQQQQRASIPAALLPAHGLQPHRDSTYSLSARSTATETSGPPGLTPSIALFPDHSSPSPSSSSAAAAMNQQQQQQQSPPQFQSGTPRRAGTYSSQHEELHMPAGMMQHGQLSPREYSSSSTAPAAPHIKLDQASPNVPQYQNTSSVPNVLQPGGPGNRPPVLTANTAPTLSTMQPQQPQDYQTPSKPPSLSLSHSYSRSSPAAGYEGASTFAPYTPTTPSGSGSQFMSPPDQKYNAPGSQRNISNTPLGLADIRPRADSSMSDGVPGSVAYELANAQPGTSNYLAPWALYAFDWCKWPPQGHGAGKLAVGSYLEDGHNYIQILDTQMVPTPNDVYQPGTPKFNLEFSKVAEATHSYPVTRLLWEPPSSQKQSTDLLATSGDHLRLWSLPSESPVSQSNSITRQGRDTAVTKLTPLALLSNSKTPDHTAPLTSLDWNTVSPSLIITSSIDTTCTIWDIPSLTAKTQLIAHDKEVYDVRFCANSVDVFVSCGQDGSVRMFDLRSLEHSTIIYEPTGKDDRDANGGRISPTLAQQTMSNPPPLLRLATSPHDTHLLATFAQDSNVIRILDVRHPGQALLELRGHGGSLNSIEWSPTRRGVLASGADDCQVLLWDVYNNNHSLSGGPPANGAAQPDNTRSPYASWQCDYEVGNLAWVPHLSSNDQGEWLGVSAGRGLWGVKTCGRIGV; encoded by the exons ATGATGCACTTTCTGGGCCACCGGCGCTCGGCCTCGCAGCAGAGCATCGACCCAGAgacgcagcaacagccgcagcagcagtggcggcCTCATCACAAGCACCGGCTAagcgcgtcgtcggcgctgtACCAGGCGGCACAGGCATTGGGCTCCATTGGCGTCCCtactgccgccgccactgccaacgccgccacTGCCAGTGCCAGCCTCCCGGCGGATGCTGCCACTGCCAATTCAAACTCTTCCCgcccgctgctgctgcccaaTCCGGTGCCTTTGTCGTCTGCCGTGTCATCCCACTCTCAGTCTCAGcagtcgtcggcgtcgtcgcaGTACTCGCagccctcgccatcctctccccagcagcagcggcagcaccacCGCCAGTCTGGGTACTTCCAGCccaaccacaaccacaaccatAACCAACCTCCTCTTGCTTCTGGCCCcgtttcttctcctccaaccTCGTCTCTTCAGTACACCCCAGGAGCCGCGAGTGCGACAAAACCCGGGACTGGGTCATCGCTCCCCAACGAACCCCCCGTCGCCAACTTCCGCTGGGACGACGAGTACTACAACACCAGGGACAGGGACGACACCGATAGAGACAGTAACCCGGCCACGTTATCGGCCGCTGCCACGACCGACTCCGCTTCCGTCCGCTCCCTCCAGCCTCACCAAGCCCATTCCTATTCCCATTCCCATTCGCACTCGTACGCCCACTCGCATTCTCACTTCTCCAACAACACCGGCGCTCATTTTCGATCCCAGTCGTActctcagcagcagcagcgtgcCTCCATTCCCGCCGCTCTGCTTCCGGCCCATGGCCTGCAGCCGCACCGAGACTCAACCTACTCGCTGTCCGCACGCTCCACTGCGACTGAGACATCAGGGCCGCCGGGCCTTACCCCCTCCATCGCCTTGTTTCCGGACCACTCGTCTCCATCcccatcgtcctcttccgctgccgctgccatgaatcaacaacagcaacagcagcagtcgCCGCCACAATTTCAATCCGGCACCCCGCGGCGCGCCGGCACCTACAGCTCCCAGCACGAAGAATTGCACATGCCAGCGGGCATGATGCAGCATGGTCAGCTGTCGCCCCGCGAATactcatcctcgtccaccgCCCCCGCCGCTCCCCATATCAAGCTGGACCAGGCATCGCCAAATGTCCCCCAGTACCAAAACACATCGTCGGTGCCCAACGTCTTGCAACCTGGCGGCCCCGGTAACCGCCCGCCAGTCCTTACCGCCAACACAGCGCCTACCTTGTCCACAATGCAGCCCCAGCAGCCGCAAGACTACCAAACGCCTTCGAAGCCCCCGAGCTTGAGCTTATCCCACAGCTACTCCCGCTCCTCCCCCGCTGCCGGCTACGAAGGTGCCTCGACCTTTGCGCCCTACACCCCTACCACCCCAAGCGGTTCAGGATCCCAGTTCATGTCTCCTCCAGACCAAAAGTACAATGCTCCCGGTTCGCAACGAAACATATCCAACACGCCCTTAGGCCTGGCCGATATCCGACCCCGCGCCGATTCGAGCATGTCTGATGGCGTGCCGGGGAGCGTCGCCTACGAGCTCGCCAACGCCCAGCCGGGTACCAGCAATTACCTCGCTCCTTGGGCTCTCTACGCGTTTGACTGGTGCAAGTGGCCCCCACAAGGCCACGGTGCAGGGAAACTCGCCGTCGGCAGTTACCTAGAGGACGGCCACAACTAC ATCCAAATCCTCGATACCCAGATGGTGCCGACCCCCAACGATGTCTACCAACCAGGCACCCCCAAGTTCAACCTTGAATTTTCAAAGGTCGCAGAGGCCACACATTCTTATCCCGTGACTCGCCTGCTCTGGGAACCACCCTCTTCTCAGAAACAGTCAACCGATCTTCTTGCGACGTCCGGCGACCACCTTCGCCTATGGTCTCTCCCCTCCGAGAGCCCCGTATCGCAGAGCAACTCGATCACCCGGCAGGGCAGAGATACCGCTGTCACGAAACTGACGCCTCTCGCGCTACTTTCCAACTCGAAGACGCCTGATCATACGGCGCCGCTCACTTCGCTGGACTGGAATACGGTCTCCCCGAGTTTGATAATCACGTCTAGTATCGACACCACTTGCACGATCTGGGACATTCCGTCATTGACAGCCAAGACGCAATTGATTGCCCACGATAAAGAAGTGTACGATGTGCGCTTTTGCGCCAATAGTGTCGATGTTTTTGTGAGCTGTGGACAAGATGGAAGCGTCCGTATGTTTGATCTGCGCAGCCTCGAGCATAGCACCATCATCTACGAACCTACCGGCAAGGATGATCGAG ACGCCAATGGTGGACGCATCAGCCCCACGCTCGCGCAACAAACCATGTcgaaccctccccccctgttGAGACTGGCAACCTCTCCTCATGATACCCATTTGCTGGCTACGTTCGCGCAAGATTCCAACGTTATTCGAATCCTCGACGTAAGGCATCCCGGGCAGGCACTTCTCGAGCTGCGCGGTCATGGAGGCTCTCTTAATTCCATTGAGTGGTCGCCTACGAGGCGAGGAGTTCTAGCCTCAGGAGCAGACGACTGTCAGGTGCTGCTTTGGGACGTCTATAATAACAACCACTCGCTCAGCGGCGGCCCTCCTGCCAACGGTGCCGCCCAGCCGGATAACACGCGAAGCCCATATGCCAGCTGGCAGTGCGATTACGAGGTCGGAAACCTTGCGTGGGTCCCGCATCTCTCGAGCAACGACCAGGGGGAGTGGCTAGGAGTGAGTGCAGGCAGAGGCCTTTGGGGCGTTAAGACTTGTGGGCGGATCGGTGTCTGA
- a CDS encoding Putative GroES-like superfamily, alcohol dehydrogenase-like, NAD(P)-binding domain superfamily: protein MSEHKTRAIIKHKFVTDLDKIKVSEVDRPIPNSDEYLIQVKAAGVNFVDILYVKGKHQNNRALVRPPFVLGLEFAGVILSAPPHAHFLAGERVFGAFPGSYSETLPEAAGIAATLPVSYASLLRAGLKPGQTVLVHAAAGGLGLMAVQVATAMGCRAIGTAGSWEKCAVAAEFGAQPCLNYTQEPAWWERVLELTEHKGVDVVFDPVGLVDRSLKCIAHRGKVLVIGFAGIDDKMEHIAMNRVLLKQASLIGYRYGESLRRYPGEQKMIWDELHSLIESNKIQPAIFRTSYHGPDQVPRALKDMANRKIWGKAVVTLDSSMEGTSRARI from the exons ATGTCGGAACACAAGACGAGGGCAATCATCAAGCATAAATTCGTCACT GACCTGGATAAAATCAAAGTATCAGAGGTCGACCGGCCGATCCCCAATTCAGACGAGTACCTGATCCAAGTGAAGGCTGCGGGGGTGAACTTTGTAGATATTCTCTAT GTCAAAGGAAAACACCAGAACAACCGAGCCCTAGTGCGGCCGCCCTTCGTCCTAGGCCTGGAGTTCGCTGGCGTCATCCTTTCTGCTCCGCCGCATGCGCACTTCCTTGCCGGCGAAAGAGTCTTCGGAGCTTTCCCGGGGTCGTATAGCGAA ACACTTCCCGAAGCCGCCGGAATAGCTGCCACGCTCCCTGTCTCTTACGCATCGCTGCTCCGGGCAGGGCTCAAGCCTGGCCAGACTGTTCTTGTGCACGCAGCCGCAGGTGGGCTCGGCCTAATGGCTGTCCAGGTTGCGACGGCCATGGGGTGCCGAGCCATCGGAACGGCAGGCTCCTGGGAAAAGTGCGCCGTAGCCGCAGAGTTCGGGGCCCAGCCCTGTTTGAACTACACCCAGGAACCGGCTTGGTGGGAGCGTGTACTGGAACTGACTGAACATAAAggggtcgacgtcgtcttcgatcccgttggcctcgtcgatcgAAGCCTGAAGTGCATTGCTCACAGAGGCAAGGTTCTAGTCATAGGCTTTGCCGGTATAGACGACAAGATGGAGCATATCGCCATGAATAGAGTACTATTGAAACAGGCCTCACTCATTGGTTAT CGGTACGGTGAGAGCCTGCGACGATACCCGGGCGAGCAAAAGATGATTTGGGATGAGTTGCACTCTCTGATAGAGAGCAACAAGATACAGCCTGCTATTTTTAGAACCAGCTATCACGGGCCCGACCAAGTCCCCCGTGCCCTCAAAGACATGGCAAACCGAAAGATATGGGGCAAAGCAGTCGTCACCCTGGACAGCAGCATGGAAGGCACATCTCGGGCAAGAATCTAG
- a CDS encoding Putative large ribosomal subunit protein uL2, domain 2 produces MASSDHNRYDDSEEEDDFNPAPADLSDEEPDHDATNKHARESSPVADDDHEAPAPSKSRIPDDDDEDEEQDEDDAIQNDDEEDEEEEDDEDEDDVQQGHRRKRRKDRRAAFFDIEAEVDDEEDGEDEEKDGEEIEDFIDNAHPDDIAESGGLDDDRRHRELDRRREMEASMDAEKQAEILRQRYGNRRPNKGFGDSAVVPKRLLMPSVDDPTIWAVRCKEGKEREVVFSIMKRVEERMGTKDELAIISAFERGGPTSVMKGYIYVEANRSTDIMVALDGMFNVYPRSKMILVDIKDMPDLLRVTKTPTLEPGAWVRLRKPAKHAGDLAQVIDVTENGLEARVRFIPRLDYGMRDDALASALTLDGKRKRPIGMAGPRPPQRLFNETEARKRHPRHIQGNPTTKVWNYMGDEFENGFQVKDIKIQQLVVTDVNPTLEEVTRFASGAEDGTENLDLKALASSLKDSNINVTYLPGDIIEVYEGEQKGVVGKATNVQGDIVTMQVTEGVLAGQVIEVPTKGLRKRFRVGDHVKVTSGSRFRDEVGMVVKISEDRVTFLTDQTNTEVTVFSKDLREASDIGGQGSLGQYELFDLVQLDPTTVGCIVKVDRESVVVLDQNGDTRQVMPSQIANKLPKRKIAVAADRNGSEIRLDDVVREYGGQQRQGKIIHIHRAYVFLHNNDSNENAGVFVTKAGNVNTIAAKGGRVLSAGPNLDQMNPAMKRNPNGSESKMAPPKSFGGRDRAIDKTVIIRKGGYKGLLGIVKDATDTHARVELHTKSKTITVPKDHLSFKDKITGAKIEINGRGRGGHSGPPGGGRGGHGDWQGGRTPVASSSSERTPAWGSRTPAPTSGRTPAWKSSGPDYSGSRTPAWADGSRTAYGDGSRTAYGGGSRTPAWQSGAKTPAHDAFGLGSKTPAYGGGDAWGSGSKTPAYGGSAPTPGASGSDSWGYTPGQSGYDAPTPGGALLGAPTPGALNAPTPGAYSAPTPAAASAPTPGGGWQGGWGADSAPTPAAGAPTPAASGFTSSSAYYGAPTPAAYGAPETPAASGPRYTDDD; encoded by the exons ATGGCCTCCAGCGACCATAATCGCTACGATGACtcggaggaagaggacgactTCAACCCTGCCCCCGCCGATCTGTCCGACGAGGAACCCGACCACGACGCCACCAACAAGCACGCACGCGAAAGCAGTCccgttgccgacgacgaccacgaaGCCCCTGCACCTTCGAAGTCGAGAAttccagacgacgacgacgaagacgaggaacaggatgaagatgatgctATCCAAaatgacgatgaagaagacgaggaagaagaggatgatgaggacgaggacgatgtaCAACAG GGACATCGCCGCAAGCGCAGAAAGGACCGCCGCGCTGCCTTCTTCGATAtcgaagccgaggtcgacgacgaagaggatggcgaggatgaggagaaaGACGGTGAGGAGATAGAGGATTTCATCGACAACGCCCATCCCGACGATATTGCCGAAAGCGGAGGTCTCGATGATGACAGACGTCACAGAGAACTCGATCGTCGTCGCGAGATGGAGGCGAGCATGGATGCTGAAAAGCAGGCCGAGATTCTTCGTCAGCGTTACGGCAACCGCCGCCCGAACAAGGGGTTTGGAGATTCGGCTGTCGTTCCCAAGCGTTTGCTCATGCCCAGTGTCGATGATCCTACTATTTGGGCCGTCAGATgcaaggaagggaaagagcGGGAGGTCGTTTTCTCCATCATGAAGCGTGTCGAGGAGAGGATGGGCACGAAGGACGAACTGGCCATCATCTCGGCCTTCGAACGCGGTGGCCCAACTTCCGTTATGAAGGGTTACATCTACGTCGAAGCCAACCGTTCCACCGATATCATGGTGGCTCTTGATGGCATGTTCAACGTCTACCCCCGCTCCAAGATGATCCTGGTCGACATTAAGGATATGCCCGACTTGCTCCGTGTCACAAAGACACCCACCCTTGAGCCTGGCGCCTGGGTCAGACTTCGGAAGCCTGCCAAGCACGCCGGCGATCTTGCCCAAGTCATCGACGTTACCGAGAATGGCCTCGAGGCCAGAGTCCGCTTCATCCCCCGTCTTGACTACGGAATGAGAGACGACGCTCTCGCTTCCGCCCTCACCCTCGATGGCAAACGAAAACGGCCCATTGGCATGGCCGGACCGCGGCCCCCTCAGCGTCTTTTCAATGAGACTGAAGCTCGGAAGCGGCACCCTAGGCACATACAAGGCAATCCGACCACCAAGGTATGGAACTACATGGGTGACGAGTTCGAGAATGGCTTCCAGGTCAAGGATATCAAAATCCAGCAACTAGTGGTCACAGACGTCAACCCGACCCTGGAAGAAGTCACCAGATTTGCCTCTGGTGCAGAGGACGGTACCGAGAACCTCGATCTCAAGGCCCTCGCTTCCAGCCTTAAAGACAGCAACATCAATGTCACTTACCTGCCCGGCGACATCATTGAGGTCTATGAAGGCGAGCAGAAGGGCGTTGTCGGAAAAGCTACCAACGTCCAGGGTGACATTGTCACGATGCAGGTCACGGAGGGAGTGCTGGCGGGCCAGGTCATCGAAGTCCCCACCAAGGGTCTGAGGAAGCGGTTCAGAGTTGGAGATCACGTCAAGGTCACCAGCGGCAGCCGATTCCGTGACGAGGTCGGTATGGTTGTCAAGATCTCGGAAGACAGAGTTACCTTCTTGACAGACCAGACCAACACGGAAGTCACGGTTTTTAGCAAGGACTTGCGGGAAGCAAGTGACATTGGTGGACAGGGCTCGCTGGGCCAGTATGAGCTCTTTGACCTGGTTCAGTTGGACCCCACCACGGTCGGTTGCATTGTCAAGGTTGATCGCGAATCGGTGGTCGTGCTCGACCAGAATGGAGATACGCGGCAAGTTATGCCGTCGCAGATTGCCAACAAACTTCCCAAGCGGAAAATCGCCGTTGCTGCTGACAGGAACGGCTCCGAGATCAGACTCGACGATGTGGTCCGAGAGTATGGCGGTCAACAGCGTCAGGGCAAGATCATTCACATTCATCGCGCCTACGTTTTCTTGCacaacaacgacagcaaCGAAAAtgccggcgtcttcgtcaccaAGGCTGGCAACGTTAACACCATTGCCGCCAAGGGTGGACGCGTACTTTCGGCTGGCCCCAATCTGGATCAGATGAACCCTGCCATGAAGCGCAACCCTAACGGCTCCGAGAGCAAAATGGCGCCGCCCAAAAGTTTTGGAGGACGAGATCGTGCGATTGACAAGACCGTCATCATCAGGAAGGGTGGTTACAAGGGCCTCCTGGGCATCgtgaaggacgctacggatACCCACGCCCGTGTGGAGCTACACACCAAGAGCAAAACCATCACTGTGCCCAAGGATCACCTCAGCTTCAAGGACAAGATCACGGGTGCCAAGATCGAAATTAATGGCCGGGGTCGTGGTGGCCACAGTGGTCCTCCTGGGGGCGGTCGTGGTGGACATGGAGATTGGCAGGGAGGCAGAACACCAGTCGCCTCCAGCAGTTCCGAGAGAACGCCCGCTTGGGGTTCGAGAA CCCCCGCGCCGACTAGCGGCCGTACTCCGGCTTGGAAGTCGAGCGGCCCGGATTACTCCGGGTCACGTACACCGGCCTGGGCCGATGGGTCCCGAACTGCCTACGGCGATGGAAGCCGTACCGCGTATGGCGGAGGATCGCGGACGCCGGCATGGCAGTCTGGTGCCAAGACACCGGCTCATGATGCCTTCGGGTTGGGATCGAAGACACCTGCATacggaggaggggatgcCTGGGGTTCTGGCTCCAAAACACCCGCATATGGTGGCTCTGCACCGACGCCGGGTGCCAGCGGAAGCGACTCATGGGGATACACGCCCGGACAGTCTGGCTACGATGCTCCGACGCCCGGCGGAGCCCTTCTTGGTGCGCCAACGCCAGGCGCACTCAATGCCCCCACGCCTGGTGCCTACTCGGCGCCAAccccggcggccgcgagCGCCCCGACCCCCGGCGGCGGATGGCAAGGCGGGTGGGGTGCCGACTCGGCCCCGACGCCTGCTGCAGGTGCGCCTACTCCCGCTGCCAGTGGCTTCACCTCGTCATCTGCCTATTACGGCGCGCCTACACCTGCAGCATATGGCGCGCCCGAGACGCCGGCAGCAAGTGGGCCCAGATACACCGATGATGACTAG
- a CDS encoding Putative oxidoreductase, molybdopterin-binding domain, eukaryotic molybdopterin oxidoreductase — MQAPRRLFSGLFQLSTRRPVPLSPPGLPLLRPPTALHASATAGPLPPPPLPLGCRLLHASACSRHPSRPTSAPSSSCSTRSTDHREGPRHPASTQRDGGREPPRRKGPATVHALLASGGLLSLFVGLSEPFHPHEGDVVDASGPAAITDDRDPTLPRFALSEVRKHDAKSQSPWVTQGDKVYDITEWVGAHPGGDVILRAAGGSIDPYWDIFTIHKSPHVYEILNQYHIGFIDPNDLVDGKPAAEEIEDPFKHDPSRDPRLITLTPKPRNAETPVEGLADSYLTPNELFYVRNHMWVPQVEDTSNYTLKIELLDGSIKEYTLDDLKTKFKPATVVAVLQCSGNRRSDMTRNARKTNGLQWNVGAISCAEWEGVRLSDVLADAGLPVQQAMTGDSEAKHVQFSALEAYGASIPIESALDPRGDVLLAYSMNGKPLPRDHGYPLRALVPGHVAARSVKWLSQITISDEESHSQWQRKDYKCFGPNETSPDWDRAAPIQEMPITSAITTVRLGDWKESTRDPASDAKTSDAREASLMGYAYSGGGRRIVRVDVSLDNGKTWDQAELLDDKETLPPKTGHKSWAWKRWRYKGIVPLGEPGVGSKKCSTLLVKATDDAYNSQPESYEAIYNQRGNLANAWHRLRICSECANQPPSLPAEKATPS, encoded by the coding sequence ATGCAAGCGCCGCGGCGTCTGTTTAGCGGGCTTTTTCAGCTCTCGACCCGGCGGCCCGTCCCTTTGAGTCCTCCTGGCCTGCCCCTTCTCCGCCCTCCAACCGCCCTACACGCCTCTGCGACTGCTggcccccttcctcctcctcctcttccactAGGATGCCGTCTCTTGCACGCCTCGGCTTGTTCGAGACACCCCTCTCGACCGACATccgcgccctcctcctcttgctcGACGCGCTCGACCGATCACCGTGAGGGCCCTCGACACCCAGCAAGTACCCAGCGAGACGGCGGACGCGAGCCCCCACGCCGCAAGGGCCCGGCCACCGTTCACGCTCTCCTCGCTAGTGGCGGgctcctctccctctttgTCGGCCTCTCGGAGCCCTTTCACCCCCACGAAGGTGATGTGGTGGATGCTTCCGGCCCGGCAGCCATCACCGACGACCGCGACCCGACCCTCCCCCGATTCGCCCTCTCCGAGGTCCGTAAGCACGATGCCAAGTCTCAGAGCCCATGGGTTACTCAGGGCGACAAGGTCTACGACATAACCGAATGGGTTGGAGCTCATCCCGGAGGTGATGTCATCCTCCGTGCTGCCGGAGGGAGCATCGATCCCTATTGGGACATCTTTACCATTCACAAATCGCCCCACGTGTACGAGATCCTGAACCAGTACCACATTGGCTTCATCGATCCCAATGACCTGGTCGATGGAAAGCCCGCCGCTGAGGAGATAGAGGACCCCTTCAAGCACGACCCAAGCCGTGACCCGAGGCTCATCACCCTGACGCCCAAGCCTCGCAATGCGGAAACGCCAGTGGAAGGCCTCGCTGACAGCTACCTGACCCCCAATGAGCTCTTTTACGTACGCAACCACATGTGGGTTCCTCAGGTCGAAGACACTTCCAACTACACCCTCAAGATTGAGCTTCTGGACGGATCCATCAAGGAGTACACCCTTGATGACCTCAAGACCAAGTTCAAGCCTGCGACCGTTGTGGCGGTGCTCCAGTGCTCCGGCAATCGACGAAGTGACATGACGCGCAATGCTCGGAAGACCAACGGGCTCCAGTGGAACGTAGGCGCCATCTCCTGCGCTGAATGGGAGGGCGTCAGGCTTTCCGACGTactcgccgacgccggcctcccTGTTCAGCAAGCTATGACGGGAGATTCGGAAGCAAAGCACGTTCAGTTCTCGGCTCTGGAGGCATATGGCGCATCCATCCCCATCGAGTCTGCCCTGGACCCCCGCGGCGACGTTCTGCTAGCCTACTCGATGAATGGCAAACCTTTGCCGCGAGATCATGGCTATCCCCTCCGTGCTCTTGTGCCCGGCCACGTCGCCGCTCGTTCCGTCAAGTGGTTGAGCCAGATCACCATTTCCGACGAGGAGAGTCACAGTCAGTGGCAGCGCAAAGACTACAAGTGCTTTGGTCCAAACGAGACAAGCCCCGACTGGGATCGCGCAGCGCCAATTCAAGAGATGCCCATCACTAGCGCCATTACAACCGTCCGGCTAGGTGACTGGAAGGAATCCACCAGGGACCCGGCGTCGGACGCGAAGACTAGCGACGCCCGCGAGGCCTCTCTTATGGGATATGCCTACTCTGGCGGCGGTCGCAGGATAGTGCGCGTCGATGTGAgcctcgacaacggcaaaACCTGGGACCAGgctgagcttctcgacgataAGGAAACCCTTCCACCGAAGACCGGCCACAAGTCGTGGGCCTGGAAGCGCTGGAGGTATAAGGGCATCGTGCCTCTGGGTGAGCCCGGGGTAGGAAGCAAAAAATGCTCTACTCTTCTGGTCAAGGCGACAGACGATGCCTACAACTCGCAGCCTGAGAGCTATGAGGCCATTTACAACCAGCGAGGTAACCTTGCAAATGCTTGGCATCGCCTGAGGATTTGTTCCGAGTGCGCCAACCAACCACCATCGCTGCCAGCAGAGAAGGCCACACCATCCTGA